One window from the genome of Saimiri boliviensis isolate mSaiBol1 chromosome 2, mSaiBol1.pri, whole genome shotgun sequence encodes:
- the PLA2G4B gene encoding cytosolic phospholipase A2 beta isoform X4: MALAEVSRTCLLTVRVLQAHRLPSKDLVTPSDCYVTLWLPTACSHRLQTRTVKNSSSPIWNQSFHFRIHRQLKNVVELKVFDQDLVTGDDPILSVLFDAGTLRAGEFRRESFSLRPQGEGCLEVEFRLQSLADRAEQLVSNGILVARELSCLHVQLEETGDQKRSERRVQLVVPGSCEGPQEAPVGTGSFHFHCPACWEQELRIHLQDAPEEQLKVPLSALPSGQLVRLVFPTSQEPLMRVELKKEEGPKELAVRLGFEPCAEEQAFLSMRKQVVAAALKQALQLDGDLQEDEIPVVAVMATGGGIRAMTSLYGQLAALKELGLLDCVSYITGASGSTWALANLYEDPEWSQKDLAGPTELLKTQVTKSKLGVLAPTQLQRYQQELAERARLGYPSCFTNLWALINEALLHDEPHDHKLSDQREALSHGQNPLPIYCALNTKGQSLTTFEFGEWCEFTPYEVGLPKYGAFIPSELFGSEFFMGRLMKRLPESRICFLEGIWSNLYAANLQDSLYWASEPSQFWDRWARNQASRDKEQVPLLKVEEPPSTAGRIAEFFTDLLTWRPLAQATHNFLRGFHFHQDYFQHPHFSTWKATTLDGLPNQLTPAEPHLCLLDVGYLINTSCPPLLQPTRDVDLILSLDYNLHGAFQQLQLLDRFCQKQGIPFPPISPSPEEQLRPRECHAFSDPSNPGAPAVLHFPLVSDSFREYSAPGVRRTPEEAASGEVNLSPSDSPYHYTKVTYSPQDVDKLLHLTHYNVCNNREQLLEALRQAVQRRRQRRAQ; this comes from the exons ATGGCTCTG gcagaggtGTCCAGGACCTGCCTGCTCACGGTGCGTGTCCTGCAGGCCCATCGCCTGCCCTCGAAGGACCTAG TGACCCCCTCGGATTGCTACGTGACTCTCTGGCTGCCCACAGCCTGCAGCCACAGGCTGCAGACACGCACGGTCAAGAACAGCAGCAGCCCCATCTGGAACCAGAGCTTTCACTTCCGGATCCACCGGCAGCTCAAG AATGTCGTGGAATTGAAAGTCTTTGACCAGGACCTGGTGACTGGAGATGACCCTATACTGTCAGTGCTGTTTGATGCAGGGACTCTGCGGGCTGGGGAGTTTCGGCGCGAGAGCTTCTCACTGAGGCCTCAG GGCGAGGGGTGCCTAGAAGTTGAATTTCGCTTGCAGAGCCT GGCTGACCGTGCAGAGCAGCTTGTCAGCAATGGCATCCTGGTG GCCCGGGAGCTCTCCTGCTTGCACGTTCAACTGGAGGAGACGGGAGACCAGAAGC GCTCAGAGCGCAGAGTTCAGCTTGTGGTTCCTGGGTCCTGCGAGGGTCCGCAGGAGGCCCCCGTGGGCACTGGCAGCTTCCACTTCCACTGCCCAGCCTGCTGGGAGCAGGAGCTGAGGATTCACCTGCAG GATGCTCCTGAGGAGCAACTGAAGGTGCCACTGAGTGCCCTGCCCTCTGGCCAACTGGTGAGGCTTGTCTTCCCCACGTCCCAG GAGCCCCTGATGAGAGTGGAactgaaaaaagaagaagg ACCGAAGGAGCTGGCTGTGCGACTGGGCTTTGAGCCCTGTGCAGAAGAGCAGGCGTTCTTGAGCATGAGGAAGCAGGTGGTGGCCGCAGCCTTGAAGCAGGCCCTGCAGCTGGACGGAGACCTGCAGGAGGACGAG ATCCCAGTGGTAGCTGTTATGGCCACTGGTGGTGGGATCCGGGCAATGACTTCTCTGTATGGGCAGCTGGctgccctcaaggagctgggCCTCTTGGATTGCGTCTCCTACATCACCGGGGCCTCAGGCTCCACCTG GGCCTTGGCTAACCTCTATGAGGACCCAGAGTGGTCTCAGAAGGACCTGGCAGGGCCCACTGAGTTGCTGAAGACCCAGGTGACCAAGAGCAAGCTGGGAGTGCTGGCCCCTACCCAGCTGCAGCGGTACCAGCAGGAGCTGGCGGAGCGTGCCCGCCTGGGCTACCCAAGCTGCTTCACCAACCTGTGGGCCCTCATCAATGAGGCGCTGCTGCACGATGAG CCCCATGACCACAAGCTTTCAGATCAGCGAGAGGCCTTGAGTCACGGCCAGAACCCGCTGCCCATCTACTGTGCCCTCAACACCAAGGGGCAGAGCCTGACCACTTTTGAATTTGGGG AATGGTGTGAGTTCACCCCCTATGAGGTTGGCCTCCCCAAGTACGGGGCCTTCATCCCCTCCGAGCTCTTTGGCTCCGAGTTCTTCATGGGGCGGCTGATGAAGAGGCTCCCTGAGTCCCGCATCTGCTTCTTAGAAG GTATCTGGAGCAACCTGTATGCAGCCAACCTCCAGGACAGCTTATACTGGGCCTCGGAGCCCAGCCAGTTCTGGGACCGTTGGGCCAGGAACCAGGCGAGCCGGG ACAAGGAGCAGGTCCCCCTTCTGAAGGTAGAGGAACCACCCTCAACAGCTGGCAGGATAGCTGAGTTTTTCACTGACCTCCTGACGTGGCGCCCGCTGGCCCAGGCCACACATAATTTCCTGCGTGGCTTCCATTTCCACCAAGACTACTTTCAGCATCCTCACTTCTCCACCTGGAAAG CCACCACTCTGGATGGGCTCCCCAACCAGCTGACACCCGCGGAGCCCCACCTGtgcctgctggatgtgggctACCTCATCAACACCAGCTGCCCGCCCCTCCTGCAGCCCACTCGAGATGTGGACCTCATCCTGTCATTAGACTACAACCTGCACGGAGCCTTCCAG cagctgcagctcCTGGACCGGTTCTGCCAGAAGCAGGGGATCCCGTTCCCGCCCATCTCTCCCAGCCCAGAAGAGCAGCTGCGGCCTCGGGAGTGCCACGCCTTCTCCGACCCCTCCAACCCTGGAGCCCCTGCTGTGCTGCACTTTCCTCTGGTCAGCGACTCCTTCCGGGAGTACTCGGCCCCTG GGGTCCGGCGGACACCCGAGGAGGCAGCCTCGGGAGAGGTGAACCTGTCTCCATCAGATTCTCCCTACCACTACACAAAGGTGACCTACAGCCCGCAGGATGTGGATAAACTGCTGCACCTGACACATTACAATGTCTGCAACAACCGGGAGCAGCTGCTGGAGGCCCTGCGCCAGGCAGTGCAGCGGAGGCGGCAGCGCAGGGCCCAGTGA
- the PLA2G4B gene encoding cytosolic phospholipase A2 beta isoform X3: MALAEVSRTCLLTVRVLQAHRLPSKDLVTPSDCYVTLWLPTACSHRLQTRTVKNSSSPIWNQSFHFRIHRQLKNVVELKVFDQDLVTGDDPILSVLFDAGTLRAGEFRRESFSLRPQGEGCLEVEFRLQSLADRAEQLVSNGILVARELSCLHVQLEETGDQKRSERRVQLVVPGSCEGPQEAPVGTGSFHFHCPACWEQELRIHLQDAPEEQLKVPLSALPSGQLVRLVFPTSQEPLMRVELKKEEGVSIAQAGVRWPDLVLLQPPPPGFRRLSCLSWDYRPKELAVRLGFEPCAEEQAFLSMRKQVVAAALKQALQLDGDLQEDEIPVVAVMATGGGIRAMTSLYGQLAALKELGLLDCVSYITGASGSTWALANLYEDPEWSQKDLAGPTELLKTQVTKSKLGVLAPTQLQRYQQELAERARLGYPSCFTNLWALINEALLHDEPHDHKLSDQREALSHGQNPLPIYCALNTKGQSLTTFEFGEWCEFTPYEVGLPKYGAFIPSELFGSEFFMGRLMKRLPESRICFLEGIWSNLYAANLQDSLYWASEPSQFWDRWARNQASRDKEQVPLLKVEEPPSTAGRIAEFFTDLLTWRPLAQATHNFLRGFHFHQDYFQHPHFSTWKATTLDGLPNQLTPAEPHLCLLDVGYLINTSCPPLLQPTRDVDLILSLDYNLHGAFQQLQLLDRFCQKQGIPFPPISPSPEEQLRPRECHAFSDPSNPGAPAVLHFPLVSDSFREYSAPGVRRTPEEAASGEVNLSPSDSPYHYTKVTYSPQDVDKLLHLTHYNVCNNREQLLEALRQAVQRRRQRRAQ; encoded by the exons ATGGCTCTG gcagaggtGTCCAGGACCTGCCTGCTCACGGTGCGTGTCCTGCAGGCCCATCGCCTGCCCTCGAAGGACCTAG TGACCCCCTCGGATTGCTACGTGACTCTCTGGCTGCCCACAGCCTGCAGCCACAGGCTGCAGACACGCACGGTCAAGAACAGCAGCAGCCCCATCTGGAACCAGAGCTTTCACTTCCGGATCCACCGGCAGCTCAAG AATGTCGTGGAATTGAAAGTCTTTGACCAGGACCTGGTGACTGGAGATGACCCTATACTGTCAGTGCTGTTTGATGCAGGGACTCTGCGGGCTGGGGAGTTTCGGCGCGAGAGCTTCTCACTGAGGCCTCAG GGCGAGGGGTGCCTAGAAGTTGAATTTCGCTTGCAGAGCCT GGCTGACCGTGCAGAGCAGCTTGTCAGCAATGGCATCCTGGTG GCCCGGGAGCTCTCCTGCTTGCACGTTCAACTGGAGGAGACGGGAGACCAGAAGC GCTCAGAGCGCAGAGTTCAGCTTGTGGTTCCTGGGTCCTGCGAGGGTCCGCAGGAGGCCCCCGTGGGCACTGGCAGCTTCCACTTCCACTGCCCAGCCTGCTGGGAGCAGGAGCTGAGGATTCACCTGCAG GATGCTCCTGAGGAGCAACTGAAGGTGCCACTGAGTGCCCTGCCCTCTGGCCAACTGGTGAGGCTTGTCTTCCCCACGTCCCAG GAGCCCCTGATGAGAGTGGAactgaaaaaagaagaagg agtctctattgcccaggctggagtgcggtggcccgATCTcgtcttactgcagcctccgcctcccgggttcaggcgattgtcctgcctcagttgggactacag ACCGAAGGAGCTGGCTGTGCGACTGGGCTTTGAGCCCTGTGCAGAAGAGCAGGCGTTCTTGAGCATGAGGAAGCAGGTGGTGGCCGCAGCCTTGAAGCAGGCCCTGCAGCTGGACGGAGACCTGCAGGAGGACGAG ATCCCAGTGGTAGCTGTTATGGCCACTGGTGGTGGGATCCGGGCAATGACTTCTCTGTATGGGCAGCTGGctgccctcaaggagctgggCCTCTTGGATTGCGTCTCCTACATCACCGGGGCCTCAGGCTCCACCTG GGCCTTGGCTAACCTCTATGAGGACCCAGAGTGGTCTCAGAAGGACCTGGCAGGGCCCACTGAGTTGCTGAAGACCCAGGTGACCAAGAGCAAGCTGGGAGTGCTGGCCCCTACCCAGCTGCAGCGGTACCAGCAGGAGCTGGCGGAGCGTGCCCGCCTGGGCTACCCAAGCTGCTTCACCAACCTGTGGGCCCTCATCAATGAGGCGCTGCTGCACGATGAG CCCCATGACCACAAGCTTTCAGATCAGCGAGAGGCCTTGAGTCACGGCCAGAACCCGCTGCCCATCTACTGTGCCCTCAACACCAAGGGGCAGAGCCTGACCACTTTTGAATTTGGGG AATGGTGTGAGTTCACCCCCTATGAGGTTGGCCTCCCCAAGTACGGGGCCTTCATCCCCTCCGAGCTCTTTGGCTCCGAGTTCTTCATGGGGCGGCTGATGAAGAGGCTCCCTGAGTCCCGCATCTGCTTCTTAGAAG GTATCTGGAGCAACCTGTATGCAGCCAACCTCCAGGACAGCTTATACTGGGCCTCGGAGCCCAGCCAGTTCTGGGACCGTTGGGCCAGGAACCAGGCGAGCCGGG ACAAGGAGCAGGTCCCCCTTCTGAAGGTAGAGGAACCACCCTCAACAGCTGGCAGGATAGCTGAGTTTTTCACTGACCTCCTGACGTGGCGCCCGCTGGCCCAGGCCACACATAATTTCCTGCGTGGCTTCCATTTCCACCAAGACTACTTTCAGCATCCTCACTTCTCCACCTGGAAAG CCACCACTCTGGATGGGCTCCCCAACCAGCTGACACCCGCGGAGCCCCACCTGtgcctgctggatgtgggctACCTCATCAACACCAGCTGCCCGCCCCTCCTGCAGCCCACTCGAGATGTGGACCTCATCCTGTCATTAGACTACAACCTGCACGGAGCCTTCCAG cagctgcagctcCTGGACCGGTTCTGCCAGAAGCAGGGGATCCCGTTCCCGCCCATCTCTCCCAGCCCAGAAGAGCAGCTGCGGCCTCGGGAGTGCCACGCCTTCTCCGACCCCTCCAACCCTGGAGCCCCTGCTGTGCTGCACTTTCCTCTGGTCAGCGACTCCTTCCGGGAGTACTCGGCCCCTG GGGTCCGGCGGACACCCGAGGAGGCAGCCTCGGGAGAGGTGAACCTGTCTCCATCAGATTCTCCCTACCACTACACAAAGGTGACCTACAGCCCGCAGGATGTGGATAAACTGCTGCACCTGACACATTACAATGTCTGCAACAACCGGGAGCAGCTGCTGGAGGCCCTGCGCCAGGCAGTGCAGCGGAGGCGGCAGCGCAGGGCCCAGTGA
- the PLA2G4B gene encoding cytosolic phospholipase A2 beta isoform X2 — protein sequence MALAEVSRTCLLTVRVLQAHRLPSKDLVTPSDCYVTLWLPTACSHRLQTRTVKNSSSPIWNQSFHFRIHRQLKNVVELKVFDQDLVTGDDPILSVLFDAGTLRAGEFRRESFSLRPQGEGCLEVEFRLQSLADRAEQLVSNGILVARELSCLHVQLEETGDQKRSERRVQLVVPGSCEGPQEAPVGTGSFHFHCPACWEQELRIHLQDAPEEQLKVPLSALPSGQLVRLVFPTSQVLASQRRKQGAPDESGTEKRRRAGVRWPDLVLLQPPPPGFRRLSCLSWDYRPKELAVRLGFEPCAEEQAFLSMRKQVVAAALKQALQLDGDLQEDEIPVVAVMATGGGIRAMTSLYGQLAALKELGLLDCVSYITGASGSTWALANLYEDPEWSQKDLAGPTELLKTQVTKSKLGVLAPTQLQRYQQELAERARLGYPSCFTNLWALINEALLHDEPHDHKLSDQREALSHGQNPLPIYCALNTKGQSLTTFEFGEWCEFTPYEVGLPKYGAFIPSELFGSEFFMGRLMKRLPESRICFLEGIWSNLYAANLQDSLYWASEPSQFWDRWARNQASRDKEQVPLLKVEEPPSTAGRIAEFFTDLLTWRPLAQATHNFLRGFHFHQDYFQHPHFSTWKATTLDGLPNQLTPAEPHLCLLDVGYLINTSCPPLLQPTRDVDLILSLDYNLHGAFQLQLLDRFCQKQGIPFPPISPSPEEQLRPRECHAFSDPSNPGAPAVLHFPLVSDSFREYSAPGVRRTPEEAASGEVNLSPSDSPYHYTKVTYSPQDVDKLLHLTHYNVCNNREQLLEALRQAVQRRRQRRAQ from the exons ATGGCTCTG gcagaggtGTCCAGGACCTGCCTGCTCACGGTGCGTGTCCTGCAGGCCCATCGCCTGCCCTCGAAGGACCTAG TGACCCCCTCGGATTGCTACGTGACTCTCTGGCTGCCCACAGCCTGCAGCCACAGGCTGCAGACACGCACGGTCAAGAACAGCAGCAGCCCCATCTGGAACCAGAGCTTTCACTTCCGGATCCACCGGCAGCTCAAG AATGTCGTGGAATTGAAAGTCTTTGACCAGGACCTGGTGACTGGAGATGACCCTATACTGTCAGTGCTGTTTGATGCAGGGACTCTGCGGGCTGGGGAGTTTCGGCGCGAGAGCTTCTCACTGAGGCCTCAG GGCGAGGGGTGCCTAGAAGTTGAATTTCGCTTGCAGAGCCT GGCTGACCGTGCAGAGCAGCTTGTCAGCAATGGCATCCTGGTG GCCCGGGAGCTCTCCTGCTTGCACGTTCAACTGGAGGAGACGGGAGACCAGAAGC GCTCAGAGCGCAGAGTTCAGCTTGTGGTTCCTGGGTCCTGCGAGGGTCCGCAGGAGGCCCCCGTGGGCACTGGCAGCTTCCACTTCCACTGCCCAGCCTGCTGGGAGCAGGAGCTGAGGATTCACCTGCAG GATGCTCCTGAGGAGCAACTGAAGGTGCCACTGAGTGCCCTGCCCTCTGGCCAACTGGTGAGGCTTGTCTTCCCCACGTCCCAGGTACTGGCCTCCCAGAGGAGGAAGCAAG GAGCCCCTGATGAGAGTGGAactgaaaaaagaagaagg gctggagtgcggtggcccgATCTcgtcttactgcagcctccgcctcccgggttcaggcgattgtcctgcctcagttgggactacag ACCGAAGGAGCTGGCTGTGCGACTGGGCTTTGAGCCCTGTGCAGAAGAGCAGGCGTTCTTGAGCATGAGGAAGCAGGTGGTGGCCGCAGCCTTGAAGCAGGCCCTGCAGCTGGACGGAGACCTGCAGGAGGACGAG ATCCCAGTGGTAGCTGTTATGGCCACTGGTGGTGGGATCCGGGCAATGACTTCTCTGTATGGGCAGCTGGctgccctcaaggagctgggCCTCTTGGATTGCGTCTCCTACATCACCGGGGCCTCAGGCTCCACCTG GGCCTTGGCTAACCTCTATGAGGACCCAGAGTGGTCTCAGAAGGACCTGGCAGGGCCCACTGAGTTGCTGAAGACCCAGGTGACCAAGAGCAAGCTGGGAGTGCTGGCCCCTACCCAGCTGCAGCGGTACCAGCAGGAGCTGGCGGAGCGTGCCCGCCTGGGCTACCCAAGCTGCTTCACCAACCTGTGGGCCCTCATCAATGAGGCGCTGCTGCACGATGAG CCCCATGACCACAAGCTTTCAGATCAGCGAGAGGCCTTGAGTCACGGCCAGAACCCGCTGCCCATCTACTGTGCCCTCAACACCAAGGGGCAGAGCCTGACCACTTTTGAATTTGGGG AATGGTGTGAGTTCACCCCCTATGAGGTTGGCCTCCCCAAGTACGGGGCCTTCATCCCCTCCGAGCTCTTTGGCTCCGAGTTCTTCATGGGGCGGCTGATGAAGAGGCTCCCTGAGTCCCGCATCTGCTTCTTAGAAG GTATCTGGAGCAACCTGTATGCAGCCAACCTCCAGGACAGCTTATACTGGGCCTCGGAGCCCAGCCAGTTCTGGGACCGTTGGGCCAGGAACCAGGCGAGCCGGG ACAAGGAGCAGGTCCCCCTTCTGAAGGTAGAGGAACCACCCTCAACAGCTGGCAGGATAGCTGAGTTTTTCACTGACCTCCTGACGTGGCGCCCGCTGGCCCAGGCCACACATAATTTCCTGCGTGGCTTCCATTTCCACCAAGACTACTTTCAGCATCCTCACTTCTCCACCTGGAAAG CCACCACTCTGGATGGGCTCCCCAACCAGCTGACACCCGCGGAGCCCCACCTGtgcctgctggatgtgggctACCTCATCAACACCAGCTGCCCGCCCCTCCTGCAGCCCACTCGAGATGTGGACCTCATCCTGTCATTAGACTACAACCTGCACGGAGCCTTCCAG ctgcagctcCTGGACCGGTTCTGCCAGAAGCAGGGGATCCCGTTCCCGCCCATCTCTCCCAGCCCAGAAGAGCAGCTGCGGCCTCGGGAGTGCCACGCCTTCTCCGACCCCTCCAACCCTGGAGCCCCTGCTGTGCTGCACTTTCCTCTGGTCAGCGACTCCTTCCGGGAGTACTCGGCCCCTG GGGTCCGGCGGACACCCGAGGAGGCAGCCTCGGGAGAGGTGAACCTGTCTCCATCAGATTCTCCCTACCACTACACAAAGGTGACCTACAGCCCGCAGGATGTGGATAAACTGCTGCACCTGACACATTACAATGTCTGCAACAACCGGGAGCAGCTGCTGGAGGCCCTGCGCCAGGCAGTGCAGCGGAGGCGGCAGCGCAGGGCCCAGTGA
- the PLA2G4B gene encoding cytosolic phospholipase A2 beta isoform X1, with the protein MALAEVSRTCLLTVRVLQAHRLPSKDLVTPSDCYVTLWLPTACSHRLQTRTVKNSSSPIWNQSFHFRIHRQLKNVVELKVFDQDLVTGDDPILSVLFDAGTLRAGEFRRESFSLRPQGEGCLEVEFRLQSLADRAEQLVSNGILVARELSCLHVQLEETGDQKRSERRVQLVVPGSCEGPQEAPVGTGSFHFHCPACWEQELRIHLQDAPEEQLKVPLSALPSGQLVRLVFPTSQVLASQRRKQGAPDESGTEKRRRAGVRWPDLVLLQPPPPGFRRLSCLSWDYRPKELAVRLGFEPCAEEQAFLSMRKQVVAAALKQALQLDGDLQEDEIPVVAVMATGGGIRAMTSLYGQLAALKELGLLDCVSYITGASGSTWALANLYEDPEWSQKDLAGPTELLKTQVTKSKLGVLAPTQLQRYQQELAERARLGYPSCFTNLWALINEALLHDEPHDHKLSDQREALSHGQNPLPIYCALNTKGQSLTTFEFGEWCEFTPYEVGLPKYGAFIPSELFGSEFFMGRLMKRLPESRICFLEGIWSNLYAANLQDSLYWASEPSQFWDRWARNQASRDKEQVPLLKVEEPPSTAGRIAEFFTDLLTWRPLAQATHNFLRGFHFHQDYFQHPHFSTWKATTLDGLPNQLTPAEPHLCLLDVGYLINTSCPPLLQPTRDVDLILSLDYNLHGAFQQLQLLDRFCQKQGIPFPPISPSPEEQLRPRECHAFSDPSNPGAPAVLHFPLVSDSFREYSAPGVRRTPEEAASGEVNLSPSDSPYHYTKVTYSPQDVDKLLHLTHYNVCNNREQLLEALRQAVQRRRQRRAQ; encoded by the exons ATGGCTCTG gcagaggtGTCCAGGACCTGCCTGCTCACGGTGCGTGTCCTGCAGGCCCATCGCCTGCCCTCGAAGGACCTAG TGACCCCCTCGGATTGCTACGTGACTCTCTGGCTGCCCACAGCCTGCAGCCACAGGCTGCAGACACGCACGGTCAAGAACAGCAGCAGCCCCATCTGGAACCAGAGCTTTCACTTCCGGATCCACCGGCAGCTCAAG AATGTCGTGGAATTGAAAGTCTTTGACCAGGACCTGGTGACTGGAGATGACCCTATACTGTCAGTGCTGTTTGATGCAGGGACTCTGCGGGCTGGGGAGTTTCGGCGCGAGAGCTTCTCACTGAGGCCTCAG GGCGAGGGGTGCCTAGAAGTTGAATTTCGCTTGCAGAGCCT GGCTGACCGTGCAGAGCAGCTTGTCAGCAATGGCATCCTGGTG GCCCGGGAGCTCTCCTGCTTGCACGTTCAACTGGAGGAGACGGGAGACCAGAAGC GCTCAGAGCGCAGAGTTCAGCTTGTGGTTCCTGGGTCCTGCGAGGGTCCGCAGGAGGCCCCCGTGGGCACTGGCAGCTTCCACTTCCACTGCCCAGCCTGCTGGGAGCAGGAGCTGAGGATTCACCTGCAG GATGCTCCTGAGGAGCAACTGAAGGTGCCACTGAGTGCCCTGCCCTCTGGCCAACTGGTGAGGCTTGTCTTCCCCACGTCCCAGGTACTGGCCTCCCAGAGGAGGAAGCAAG GAGCCCCTGATGAGAGTGGAactgaaaaaagaagaagg gctggagtgcggtggcccgATCTcgtcttactgcagcctccgcctcccgggttcaggcgattgtcctgcctcagttgggactacag ACCGAAGGAGCTGGCTGTGCGACTGGGCTTTGAGCCCTGTGCAGAAGAGCAGGCGTTCTTGAGCATGAGGAAGCAGGTGGTGGCCGCAGCCTTGAAGCAGGCCCTGCAGCTGGACGGAGACCTGCAGGAGGACGAG ATCCCAGTGGTAGCTGTTATGGCCACTGGTGGTGGGATCCGGGCAATGACTTCTCTGTATGGGCAGCTGGctgccctcaaggagctgggCCTCTTGGATTGCGTCTCCTACATCACCGGGGCCTCAGGCTCCACCTG GGCCTTGGCTAACCTCTATGAGGACCCAGAGTGGTCTCAGAAGGACCTGGCAGGGCCCACTGAGTTGCTGAAGACCCAGGTGACCAAGAGCAAGCTGGGAGTGCTGGCCCCTACCCAGCTGCAGCGGTACCAGCAGGAGCTGGCGGAGCGTGCCCGCCTGGGCTACCCAAGCTGCTTCACCAACCTGTGGGCCCTCATCAATGAGGCGCTGCTGCACGATGAG CCCCATGACCACAAGCTTTCAGATCAGCGAGAGGCCTTGAGTCACGGCCAGAACCCGCTGCCCATCTACTGTGCCCTCAACACCAAGGGGCAGAGCCTGACCACTTTTGAATTTGGGG AATGGTGTGAGTTCACCCCCTATGAGGTTGGCCTCCCCAAGTACGGGGCCTTCATCCCCTCCGAGCTCTTTGGCTCCGAGTTCTTCATGGGGCGGCTGATGAAGAGGCTCCCTGAGTCCCGCATCTGCTTCTTAGAAG GTATCTGGAGCAACCTGTATGCAGCCAACCTCCAGGACAGCTTATACTGGGCCTCGGAGCCCAGCCAGTTCTGGGACCGTTGGGCCAGGAACCAGGCGAGCCGGG ACAAGGAGCAGGTCCCCCTTCTGAAGGTAGAGGAACCACCCTCAACAGCTGGCAGGATAGCTGAGTTTTTCACTGACCTCCTGACGTGGCGCCCGCTGGCCCAGGCCACACATAATTTCCTGCGTGGCTTCCATTTCCACCAAGACTACTTTCAGCATCCTCACTTCTCCACCTGGAAAG CCACCACTCTGGATGGGCTCCCCAACCAGCTGACACCCGCGGAGCCCCACCTGtgcctgctggatgtgggctACCTCATCAACACCAGCTGCCCGCCCCTCCTGCAGCCCACTCGAGATGTGGACCTCATCCTGTCATTAGACTACAACCTGCACGGAGCCTTCCAG cagctgcagctcCTGGACCGGTTCTGCCAGAAGCAGGGGATCCCGTTCCCGCCCATCTCTCCCAGCCCAGAAGAGCAGCTGCGGCCTCGGGAGTGCCACGCCTTCTCCGACCCCTCCAACCCTGGAGCCCCTGCTGTGCTGCACTTTCCTCTGGTCAGCGACTCCTTCCGGGAGTACTCGGCCCCTG GGGTCCGGCGGACACCCGAGGAGGCAGCCTCGGGAGAGGTGAACCTGTCTCCATCAGATTCTCCCTACCACTACACAAAGGTGACCTACAGCCCGCAGGATGTGGATAAACTGCTGCACCTGACACATTACAATGTCTGCAACAACCGGGAGCAGCTGCTGGAGGCCCTGCGCCAGGCAGTGCAGCGGAGGCGGCAGCGCAGGGCCCAGTGA